The Sporichthyaceae bacterium genome window below encodes:
- a CDS encoding CoA transferase, whose amino-acid sequence MAGPMAGVRVLEVAQYTFVPAAGAVLADWGAQVVKVEHAERGDAQRGIVKLLGHDLYSQGSSFFPVMEGPNRGKRSIGLALDNPASRPVLSELIRRSDVFLTNYLPAARAKLGIDLADVRALNPDIVYVRGSGFGQRGPEADKGGYDSTAFWARGGSAAGATAPGAEQLVRMPSGAYGDCTGGMTIAGGIAAALFKRAMTGETSVVDVSLLGVGAWTTQFTVNLALMNGGPLPQNNRPKNGSAANPLSGSYRTADDRWLELTMLQPGRYWPEFCAAVGRPELAADARFADTAGLMANAGAAAELVAELLASRPLAEWIDILGKVAGQWAVVQNSWEVAQDSSLRANGGIGAVVDAEGVTRELVTNPVQFDETAPSLTRAPQFAEHTDEVLRELGLSDEELITLKIVGAAT is encoded by the coding sequence GTGGCGGGTCCGATGGCGGGCGTGCGCGTGCTGGAGGTCGCGCAGTACACCTTCGTGCCCGCGGCCGGCGCGGTGCTGGCCGACTGGGGCGCGCAGGTCGTCAAGGTCGAGCACGCCGAACGCGGCGACGCGCAGCGCGGCATCGTGAAACTGCTCGGGCATGACCTGTACAGCCAGGGATCGTCGTTCTTCCCGGTGATGGAGGGTCCGAACCGTGGCAAGCGCAGCATCGGTCTGGCGCTGGACAACCCCGCGTCGCGGCCGGTGCTTTCCGAGCTCATTCGGCGCAGCGACGTGTTCCTCACCAACTACCTGCCCGCGGCGCGGGCCAAGCTCGGCATCGACCTTGCCGACGTGCGCGCGCTCAACCCGGACATCGTCTATGTGCGCGGCAGCGGTTTTGGCCAACGCGGGCCGGAGGCGGACAAGGGCGGCTACGACAGCACCGCGTTCTGGGCCCGCGGCGGGTCTGCGGCCGGCGCGACGGCACCCGGCGCGGAACAGCTGGTGCGCATGCCGTCGGGCGCTTATGGGGACTGCACCGGCGGCATGACCATCGCGGGCGGCATCGCCGCCGCGTTGTTCAAGCGGGCGATGACGGGGGAGACGTCGGTGGTCGACGTGTCGCTGCTCGGTGTGGGCGCGTGGACCACGCAGTTCACCGTCAACTTGGCGCTGATGAACGGCGGCCCGTTGCCGCAGAACAACCGGCCCAAGAACGGGTCGGCGGCCAACCCGCTGTCCGGTTCCTATCGCACCGCCGATGACCGGTGGTTGGAACTGACGATGCTTCAGCCGGGTCGGTACTGGCCGGAGTTCTGCGCGGCGGTGGGGCGGCCGGAGCTGGCCGCGGATGCGCGGTTCGCCGATACCGCTGGGCTGATGGCCAATGCCGGGGCGGCTGCCGAGTTGGTCGCGGAGCTCCTCGCGTCGCGCCCGTTGGCCGAGTGGATTGACATCCTGGGCAAGGTTGCGGGGCAGTGGGCGGTGGTGCAGAACTCCTGGGAGGTCGCGCAGGACTCCTCGCTGCGCGCCAACGGCGGCATCGGTGCGGTGGTTGACGCCGAGGGCGTCACCCGCGAGCTGGTCACCAACCCGGTGCAGTTCGACGAGACCGCGCCGAGCTTGACCCGCGCCCCGCAGTTCGCCGAGCACACCGACGAGGTGCTGCGCGAGCTCGGGCTGTCCGACGAGGAGCTGATCACGTTGAAGATCGTCGGAGCGGCCACGTGA
- a CDS encoding long-chain fatty acid--CoA ligase, producing the protein MHLSMLLDMAVDGFGDRVVVGPRAGGLTPTQLQRLARGGARLAADADAIVYLAVSGPAFPVALFAAAYAGVPLVPINYRLGAQQLADLLGRHPRALVIADDTSEKFLVHAASADPVDAPADTDAPAVVIYTSGTTSAPKGVLLRHANLVSYVFGTVEFAAADADEAALMSVPPYHIAGVSNVLSNLFAGRRVVSLPAFEPVEWLATVRAEGVTNAMVVPTMLARIMAVHGDRCVPSLRTLAYGGAAMPPRVIEAALRQWPHVGFVNAYGLTETSSTVSVLGPDDHRAALSSDDPEVRARLHSAGRPVPGVEVEIRHGRIWIRGEQVSGEYAGAGPAVDARGFFDTRDSGRLDDAGFLFVTGRVDDTIIRGGENIAPAEIEDVLLRHPDVVDAAVVGVPDEEWGQRLEAVVVCTPGPTPDPEDLRAHVRAALRSSKTPDRIVFRAQLPRTPTGKLLRRDVVSDLVTAH; encoded by the coding sequence GTGCACCTGAGCATGCTGCTCGACATGGCCGTCGACGGCTTCGGCGACCGGGTGGTGGTCGGACCACGCGCCGGTGGTCTGACGCCTACTCAGCTGCAGCGATTGGCCCGCGGGGGCGCCCGTCTGGCCGCGGACGCCGACGCGATCGTGTACCTGGCGGTGAGCGGCCCGGCGTTCCCGGTGGCGCTGTTCGCCGCGGCGTATGCCGGGGTGCCGCTGGTGCCCATCAACTACCGGCTCGGCGCCCAGCAGCTGGCCGACCTGCTGGGCCGGCACCCGCGGGCGTTGGTGATCGCGGACGACACCTCGGAGAAGTTCCTTGTCCATGCGGCGAGCGCGGACCCGGTCGATGCGCCCGCGGACACCGACGCGCCCGCGGTGGTCATCTACACCTCCGGGACCACCTCGGCGCCCAAGGGCGTGCTGCTGCGCCACGCGAATCTGGTCTCCTACGTGTTCGGCACGGTGGAGTTCGCCGCCGCCGATGCCGACGAGGCGGCGTTGATGAGTGTCCCGCCGTACCACATCGCCGGGGTCTCCAACGTGCTCAGCAATCTGTTCGCGGGCCGCCGGGTGGTGTCGTTGCCCGCGTTCGAGCCGGTGGAGTGGCTGGCCACCGTGCGCGCGGAGGGCGTCACCAACGCGATGGTGGTGCCGACCATGCTGGCCCGCATCATGGCCGTCCACGGCGACCGTTGCGTGCCGTCGCTGCGCACCTTGGCCTACGGCGGTGCGGCCATGCCGCCGCGGGTCATCGAGGCCGCGCTACGCCAGTGGCCACACGTCGGCTTCGTGAACGCCTACGGTCTGACCGAGACCTCGTCGACGGTGTCGGTGCTCGGCCCGGACGACCATCGCGCCGCGCTGTCCTCGGACGATCCCGAGGTGCGCGCCCGGCTGCACTCGGCGGGCCGCCCCGTGCCCGGCGTCGAGGTGGAGATCCGTCACGGCCGCATCTGGATCCGTGGTGAGCAGGTGTCCGGGGAGTACGCCGGCGCCGGCCCCGCGGTGGACGCCCGCGGCTTCTTCGACACCCGCGACTCCGGCCGCCTGGACGACGCGGGCTTTCTGTTCGTCACCGGGCGCGTCGACGACACCATCATCCGCGGCGGGGAGAACATCGCCCCGGCGGAGATCGAGGACGTGCTGCTGCGGCATCCCGACGTCGTCGACGCCGCAGTGGTCGGTGTCCCCGACGAGGAGTGGGGCCAGCGACTGGAGGCCGTCGTCGTCTGCACCCCCGGTCCGACCCCGGACCCCGAGGACCTCCGCGCCCACGTCCGCGCCGCCCTGCGTTCGTCCAAGACCCCCGACCGCATCGTGTTCCGCGCTCAGCTGCCGCGCACCCCGACCGGCAAGCTGCTCCGCCGCGACGTCGTTTCCGACCTCGTCACCGCCCACTGA
- a CDS encoding thiolase family protein yields MSDKFEHDAVISGVARSAIGRRLGRSALDLTVDAAGAAIADAGLARGDIDGICTYPGGSADVTFGYAGPPPQEVQDALRLNLTWFQGSAELPGQLGAVVAAAMAVSTGLCRHVLVYRTVTESSAQGSGGRAAVLGSERAHSYGVWSAPFGGTSPVNWLAPVAMRHMHEFGTTREQLGQLPVTFRRHAALDPEAAVFTAPLSLEAYLAARMISTPLCLLDCDVPVDGCTALIVSTAAHAPNTPNGAVRIEAVGTAARGRLSWDQYADLTSMAAQGASDHLWSRTDLRPTDVDVAQLYDGFSILALVWLEALGFCGHGEAGPFLEGGANIALDGRLPLNTNGGQLSGGRLHGYGLIQEAIAQLRHAAGARQVRDAEVALVSNGGGPIAGALLLTRDR; encoded by the coding sequence GTGAGCGACAAGTTCGAACACGACGCGGTGATCAGCGGCGTCGCGCGCTCCGCGATCGGCCGCCGGCTGGGACGCTCCGCCCTGGACCTCACCGTGGACGCCGCGGGCGCTGCGATCGCCGACGCCGGGTTGGCCCGGGGCGACATCGACGGCATCTGCACCTACCCGGGCGGCTCGGCCGATGTCACCTTCGGCTACGCGGGCCCACCGCCGCAGGAGGTACAGGACGCGCTGCGACTGAATCTGACGTGGTTTCAGGGCAGTGCGGAGCTTCCCGGCCAACTCGGGGCGGTGGTGGCCGCGGCGATGGCGGTGTCCACCGGCCTGTGCCGACACGTGCTGGTGTACCGGACGGTGACCGAGTCCTCTGCCCAGGGCAGCGGCGGACGCGCTGCGGTGCTGGGGTCGGAACGCGCCCACAGCTACGGCGTGTGGAGCGCGCCGTTCGGTGGCACTTCGCCGGTGAACTGGCTGGCCCCGGTGGCGATGCGACACATGCACGAGTTCGGCACCACCCGCGAGCAACTCGGCCAGCTGCCAGTGACCTTCCGCCGGCACGCCGCGCTGGACCCCGAGGCAGCAGTGTTCACCGCCCCGCTGAGCCTCGAGGCATACCTGGCCGCGCGGATGATCTCCACCCCGCTGTGCCTCCTGGACTGCGATGTGCCGGTGGACGGCTGCACCGCACTGATCGTGTCCACCGCCGCGCATGCACCGAACACCCCGAACGGAGCGGTGCGCATCGAGGCGGTGGGCACCGCGGCACGGGGTCGGTTGTCCTGGGACCAGTACGCAGATCTGACCTCGATGGCCGCGCAGGGTGCGTCCGACCACCTGTGGAGCCGCACCGACCTGCGCCCCACCGACGTGGATGTGGCCCAGCTCTACGACGGGTTCTCCATTCTGGCGCTGGTCTGGCTGGAGGCGTTGGGTTTCTGCGGCCACGGCGAGGCCGGCCCGTTCCTGGAGGGCGGCGCGAACATCGCACTGGACGGACGGCTCCCGCTGAACACCAACGGCGGGCAGCTCTCCGGCGGACGGTTGCACGGTTACGGGCTGATCCAGGAGGCCATCGCCCAGCTGCGGCACGCCGCCGGCGCGCGTCAGGTGCGCGACGCCGAGGTGGCCCTGGTGAGCAACGGGGGCGGCCCCATCGCCGGCGCCCTGCTGCTCACCCGCGACCGCTGA
- a CDS encoding OB-fold domain-containing protein produces MQDPLLHRPAPSDDPLGRFFWQSGADGVLRFLRCGDCGYWLHPPSSRCPQCLSANVAPQPVSGRATVHTFTINVQPWTPGQEPYVYAIVEFPEQDGLRLTTNVVGCPIDEVRIGQQVRVAFVDRNDAYYPVFVPEAT; encoded by the coding sequence ATGCAGGATCCACTGCTGCACCGACCGGCCCCCTCGGACGACCCGCTGGGCCGGTTCTTCTGGCAGTCCGGTGCCGATGGCGTGCTGCGCTTCCTGCGCTGCGGCGACTGCGGGTACTGGCTGCATCCGCCGTCCTCCCGCTGCCCACAGTGCCTGTCGGCGAACGTCGCGCCGCAGCCGGTGTCCGGGCGCGCGACCGTGCACACGTTCACCATCAACGTGCAGCCGTGGACGCCGGGCCAGGAGCCCTACGTCTACGCGATCGTGGAGTTCCCCGAGCAAGACGGCCTGCGGCTGACCACGAACGTCGTCGGCTGCCCGATCGACGAGGTGCGTATCGGCCAGCAGGTCCGGGTCGCCTTCGTTGACCGCAATGACGCCTACTACCCGGTGTTCGTCCCGGAGGCGACGTGA
- a CDS encoding FCD domain-containing protein has protein sequence MATPKLEAIRLPKAAEIVARTLRRKIVTGELEADDPLPPEDQLMAEMRVARTTVREALRILESEGLLVVRRGAGGGARIRTPAVPMVSRYIGLLLQYEGATLADVHHARVMLEAPAAGLLAERGTPEIVAVLRGALAEEAAAMDDPAQASRAHGRFHHLVVQLTGCMTYDVLTSVTNRIIQVQADRFLAAHGTEASTREGLEVAHRAHRKLIDLIAARDVAGAESLWRRHLEAGDAHLLSAPGARSVLDLMD, from the coding sequence GTGGCGACCCCCAAGCTCGAGGCAATCCGGCTGCCCAAGGCCGCGGAGATCGTCGCCCGCACGCTGCGCCGCAAGATCGTCACCGGGGAACTCGAGGCCGACGACCCGCTGCCGCCCGAGGACCAGTTGATGGCCGAGATGAGGGTCGCGCGCACCACGGTGCGGGAGGCGCTGCGCATCCTGGAGTCCGAGGGGCTGTTGGTGGTGCGCCGCGGCGCGGGCGGCGGGGCACGCATCCGGACCCCGGCGGTGCCGATGGTGTCCCGCTACATCGGGCTGCTGCTGCAGTACGAGGGTGCGACGCTCGCCGACGTGCATCACGCGCGGGTCATGCTCGAGGCGCCGGCCGCCGGTCTGCTCGCCGAGCGCGGCACCCCGGAGATCGTCGCGGTGTTGCGCGGCGCGCTGGCCGAGGAGGCCGCGGCGATGGACGACCCGGCGCAGGCCAGCCGCGCGCACGGGCGTTTCCACCACTTGGTGGTGCAGCTCACCGGGTGCATGACCTACGACGTGCTCACCTCGGTAACCAACCGGATCATCCAGGTGCAGGCCGACCGCTTCCTCGCCGCGCACGGCACCGAGGCCAGCACCCGTGAGGGCCTGGAGGTCGCGCACCGCGCGCACCGCAAGCTCATCGACCTGATCGCCGCGCGGGACGTGGCCGGTGCCGAATCGCTGTGGCGCCGTCACCTGGAGGCAGGCGACGCGCACCTGCTCTCCGCACCCGGCGCGCGGTCCGTGCTCGACCTGATGGACTGA
- a CDS encoding acyl-CoA dehydrogenase family protein, translated as MSTPAEDLRATLTTLPAQLRRGSDASFEEALEAQRWLASVGWAAPGWPVEHGGRGLGVGDRIACDREFSAADVPLPAGILGLANVGPALMEFGTPEQRASLPRILDGSEIWCQGFSEPDAGSDLAGLRTRARLDDDDFVIDGQKVWTSHGMWATHCMLLARTDPNAPKHKGISVLLVPMDTAGIERRPIRMISGDSEFAEVFFTDVRVPRSALMGPLHGGWGVTVRTLVHERTGVLTRAAALADRARRIAAGSGDPAPLDRDELVRRYVDARVLGQLGRATLARGEAGEETSGLQTLIKLSWGITDRALAETALDLGGLPAVTGLREDLAYRWLFTRCSTIAAGTTEVLKDLVAERVLGLPRA; from the coding sequence GTGTCGACCCCCGCTGAGGACCTGCGCGCCACGTTGACGACCCTGCCGGCGCAGCTGCGCCGCGGGTCCGACGCCTCGTTCGAGGAGGCCTTGGAGGCCCAGCGATGGCTGGCCTCGGTCGGCTGGGCCGCGCCCGGCTGGCCGGTCGAGCACGGTGGGCGCGGCCTCGGCGTCGGCGACCGGATTGCCTGCGACCGCGAGTTCTCCGCCGCCGACGTGCCGCTGCCCGCGGGCATTCTCGGCCTGGCCAACGTCGGCCCGGCGCTGATGGAGTTCGGTACCCCGGAGCAGCGCGCGAGCCTGCCGCGGATCCTGGACGGCAGCGAGATCTGGTGCCAGGGATTCAGTGAGCCGGATGCGGGCAGCGACCTGGCCGGGCTGCGCACCCGAGCCCGGCTCGACGACGATGACTTCGTGATCGACGGTCAGAAGGTGTGGACCTCGCACGGCATGTGGGCCACCCACTGCATGCTGCTCGCCCGCACCGACCCGAATGCGCCCAAGCACAAGGGCATTTCCGTGCTGCTGGTGCCGATGGACACCGCCGGCATCGAGCGACGGCCGATCCGGATGATCTCCGGTGACTCGGAGTTCGCCGAGGTGTTCTTCACCGACGTGCGGGTGCCGCGTTCGGCGCTGATGGGACCGTTGCACGGCGGTTGGGGCGTCACCGTGCGCACCCTGGTACACGAACGCACCGGCGTGCTGACCCGGGCTGCGGCGCTGGCGGACCGAGCGCGCCGGATTGCCGCCGGCAGCGGCGATCCGGCCCCGTTGGACCGCGACGAACTGGTGCGCCGCTACGTCGACGCACGAGTGCTCGGTCAGCTGGGTCGGGCGACGTTGGCCCGCGGTGAGGCGGGGGAGGAGACGTCCGGCCTGCAGACGCTGATCAAGCTGTCCTGGGGCATCACCGACCGCGCCCTGGCCGAGACCGCACTCGACCTCGGCGGCCTGCCCGCCGTCACCGGCCTGCGCGAGGACCTCGCCTACCGCTGGCTGTTCACCCGCTGCTCGACGATTGCCGCGGGCACTACCGAGGTGCTCAAGGACCTCGTCGCCGAACGCGTCCTCGGCCTGCCCCGCGCCTGA
- a CDS encoding ferredoxin, which translates to MRVKVNRAVCQGNARCFATAPEVYTLDDDGYNVGGEFEIPEELAEAAFRGAGECPERAITVFFD; encoded by the coding sequence GTGCGTGTGAAGGTCAACCGGGCGGTCTGCCAGGGCAACGCCCGCTGCTTCGCCACGGCGCCGGAGGTGTACACCCTCGACGACGACGGCTACAACGTCGGCGGCGAGTTCGAGATCCCCGAGGAGCTTGCCGAGGCCGCGTTTCGCGGTGCCGGCGAGTGCCCGGAGCGCGCCATCACGGTGTTCTTCGACTGA
- a CDS encoding amidohydrolase family protein, translating into MPLRDDMQLISVDDHLVEPPHVWQDRLPAALRDAGPRIVREGGPQGATDVWVYEGRRYPQIGLNAVAGRPPEEFGTEPMRYSDMIPGCYEPEARIIDMDLDGVQAAICFPSFPRFAGTVFLQAEDFKLALLCVQAWNDFMIDEWCAAAAGRFIPIAILPLWDVAACVAEIQRTAAKGVKAISFTENPVPLGLPSFHTDHWDPVFAAAQEANLPLSMHFGTSGQAPTTAPDAPFAVTITLFGCNSMFAAADLIFSPVFHKFPNLKVSLAEGGIGWVPYLLERADYVWDRHRWYQNVNQDVPPSELFRRHIWGCFIDDVHGLNSRYEIGIDHITWECDYPHSDSNWPNSRKRAIEVFAEIPDDEVHRMVEWNSRELFNFPRAI; encoded by the coding sequence ATGCCGCTGCGGGACGACATGCAGCTGATCTCGGTCGACGATCATCTGGTCGAGCCCCCGCACGTCTGGCAGGACCGTCTGCCCGCCGCGCTGCGCGACGCGGGCCCGCGCATCGTGCGCGAGGGCGGGCCGCAGGGCGCCACCGACGTGTGGGTCTACGAGGGCCGGCGCTACCCGCAGATCGGGCTGAACGCGGTGGCGGGACGCCCTCCGGAGGAGTTCGGCACCGAGCCGATGCGCTACTCCGACATGATCCCTGGCTGCTACGAGCCCGAGGCCCGGATCATCGACATGGACCTCGACGGCGTGCAGGCCGCGATCTGCTTCCCGTCGTTCCCGCGTTTCGCGGGCACGGTGTTCCTGCAGGCCGAGGACTTCAAGCTGGCGCTGCTCTGCGTGCAGGCCTGGAACGACTTCATGATCGACGAGTGGTGCGCGGCCGCAGCGGGGCGCTTCATTCCCATCGCGATCCTGCCGCTGTGGGACGTGGCGGCCTGCGTCGCGGAGATCCAGCGCACCGCGGCCAAGGGCGTCAAGGCGATCTCGTTCACCGAGAACCCGGTGCCGCTGGGCCTGCCGTCGTTCCATACCGACCACTGGGACCCAGTGTTCGCTGCCGCGCAGGAGGCGAACCTGCCGCTGTCGATGCACTTCGGCACCTCCGGCCAGGCGCCCACCACCGCGCCGGACGCCCCGTTCGCGGTGACGATCACTCTCTTCGGCTGCAATTCCATGTTCGCTGCCGCCGACCTGATCTTTTCGCCCGTCTTCCACAAGTTCCCGAACCTCAAGGTTTCCCTCGCCGAGGGCGGCATCGGGTGGGTGCCTTACCTGCTCGAGCGCGCGGACTACGTGTGGGACCGGCACCGCTGGTACCAGAACGTGAACCAGGATGTGCCACCCTCGGAGCTGTTCCGCCGGCATATCTGGGGCTGCTTCATCGACGACGTGCACGGGCTGAACAGCCGTTACGAGATCGGCATCGACCACATCACCTGGGAATGCGACTACCCGCACTCGGACTCCAACTGGCCGAACAGCCGCAAGCGGGCGATCGAGGTGTTTGCCGAGATCCCGGACGACGAGGTGCACCGGATGGTCGAGTGGAACAGTCGCGAGCTGTTCAACTTCCCGCGGGCCATCTGA
- a CDS encoding cytochrome P450, translated as MTAAPPDHVPAELVRDVDHVFGADFLADPFAAFRTLRDQHVLWSPHHGGYWILTRAEDIRAALQQPELFSSVATGIPAHVARKEKLAPLELDPPEHTAYRRVIAPLFAPKAVTVRTAAISDTCVGLIDGFSDRGRAEFVTEFAEPFPTRIFTNILGLPAAEAPRFVQWNAKLLHSQDQPEVRREAGIEINDYLRELIAARRAAPRDDVVSALLGGEIDGRPICDDEVQNICFLLFVAGLDTVTAALTWCFHFLAQNSDHRRQLVADPAILPGAVEELLRVHSFINPARTVTRDLEFAGVSMRKGERILLSTVLAAQDPEEFPDEAQVRFNRTANRHLAFGAGPHRCAGSHLARDEIGTALAQWHARIPDYAIAEGAELSIHAGGAMGIDRLPLVWSA; from the coding sequence GTGACCGCCGCGCCTCCCGATCACGTGCCGGCCGAGTTGGTCCGGGACGTCGACCACGTGTTCGGCGCGGACTTTCTCGCCGACCCGTTCGCCGCGTTCCGCACCCTGCGCGACCAGCACGTGCTGTGGAGCCCACACCACGGCGGCTACTGGATCCTCACCCGCGCCGAGGACATCCGCGCCGCGCTGCAGCAGCCCGAGTTGTTCTCCTCGGTCGCCACCGGCATCCCGGCGCATGTCGCCCGCAAGGAGAAGTTGGCCCCGTTGGAGCTCGATCCGCCGGAGCACACCGCCTACCGACGGGTGATCGCGCCGTTGTTCGCGCCGAAGGCGGTGACCGTCCGTACCGCGGCGATCTCCGACACCTGCGTCGGTCTCATCGACGGGTTTTCCGACCGCGGGCGCGCGGAGTTCGTAACTGAGTTCGCCGAGCCGTTCCCCACCCGGATCTTCACCAACATCCTCGGTCTGCCGGCCGCCGAGGCGCCGCGTTTTGTGCAGTGGAACGCCAAACTGCTGCACAGTCAGGACCAGCCCGAGGTCCGCCGCGAGGCCGGTATCGAGATCAACGACTACCTGCGCGAACTGATCGCCGCCCGGCGCGCGGCCCCGCGTGACGACGTGGTCTCCGCGCTGCTCGGCGGCGAGATCGACGGCCGGCCGATCTGCGACGACGAGGTGCAGAACATCTGTTTCCTGCTGTTTGTGGCCGGGTTGGACACCGTCACCGCGGCATTGACCTGGTGCTTCCACTTCCTCGCGCAGAATTCCGACCACCGGCGGCAGCTCGTCGCCGACCCGGCGATCCTGCCCGGCGCGGTGGAGGAACTGCTGCGGGTGCACTCGTTCATCAACCCCGCCCGCACCGTCACCCGAGACCTGGAGTTCGCGGGGGTGTCGATGCGCAAGGGCGAACGGATCCTGCTGTCCACGGTGTTGGCCGCGCAGGATCCCGAGGAGTTCCCGGACGAGGCGCAGGTGCGCTTCAACCGTACCGCCAACCGGCATCTGGCTTTCGGGGCCGGGCCGCACCGCTGCGCGGGGTCGCATTTGGCGCGTGACGAGATCGGTACCGCGCTCGCGCAATGGCACGCCCGCATCCCGGACTACGCGATTGCTGAGGGCGCTGAGCTCTCCATTCACGCGGGCGGTGCCATGGGCATCGACCGCCTGCCCCTGGTGTGGTCGGCATGA
- a CDS encoding acyl-CoA dehydrogenase family protein, producing MTDRPDRNGLSADELAAELRVFLAEHHPGRTPPATVPTAAAERLAFQRTWQATLFDHGWAAPGWPRRWGGMGLPLRLQAVHHREMALARTPVAPSRIGYIVGPSLLAYGTEAQLERFLRPLIRTDELWCQGFSEPDAGSDLASLRTRAVLDGDVYRVTGRKVWTSGAQFADWMLCLARTGPAGSGAAGITALALDMHAPGVNARPLRDMTGGAHFAEVELDDVRVPVAYRVGDENAGWAVARATLGHERSTSLASAGMRYRRVTGDLLELAQRRGRTDDPYDRDALARAVTDARLLEWSGQRVLGRVLEGGEPGPLASVIRLQHALFEQGLHELATDLLGPHAALAASEAHLAAGGKQDGAWLRGFLRTRASTIGAGTAEIQRTTIADKVLGLREVGR from the coding sequence ATGACCGATCGCCCGGACCGCAACGGTCTGTCCGCGGACGAGCTCGCCGCCGAACTGCGCGTGTTCCTCGCCGAGCACCACCCTGGCCGCACCCCGCCGGCCACAGTCCCGACGGCGGCCGCGGAACGCCTCGCGTTCCAGCGCACTTGGCAGGCCACGCTATTCGATCATGGCTGGGCCGCGCCCGGCTGGCCGCGGCGCTGGGGCGGCATGGGGCTGCCGCTGCGGCTGCAGGCCGTGCACCACCGGGAGATGGCGCTGGCCCGGACCCCGGTGGCGCCGTCCCGCATCGGCTACATCGTCGGGCCCTCGCTGCTCGCCTACGGCACCGAGGCGCAACTGGAACGCTTCCTGCGGCCACTGATCCGCACCGACGAGCTGTGGTGCCAGGGATTCTCCGAACCCGACGCGGGATCTGACCTGGCGTCACTGCGAACCAGAGCTGTGCTCGACGGCGACGTTTACCGGGTAACCGGACGCAAGGTGTGGACCTCCGGTGCGCAGTTCGCGGACTGGATGCTGTGTCTGGCCCGCACCGGACCGGCCGGTTCCGGGGCGGCGGGCATCACCGCGCTGGCACTGGACATGCACGCGCCCGGCGTCAACGCTCGCCCGCTGCGGGACATGACCGGCGGCGCGCACTTCGCCGAGGTGGAACTCGACGACGTGCGGGTACCCGTTGCGTACCGGGTCGGTGATGAGAACGCCGGTTGGGCGGTTGCCCGCGCCACGTTGGGCCACGAACGGTCCACCTCGCTGGCCTCGGCCGGCATGCGCTATCGCCGGGTGACCGGTGACCTGTTGGAGCTCGCGCAACGCCGCGGCCGCACGGACGACCCTTACGACCGCGATGCCCTGGCCCGTGCGGTGACCGATGCCCGGCTGTTGGAGTGGAGCGGGCAGCGGGTGCTCGGCCGGGTGTTGGAGGGTGGCGAGCCCGGGCCGTTGGCCTCGGTGATCCGGCTGCAGCACGCTCTGTTCGAGCAGGGGCTGCACGAACTGGCCACCGACCTGCTCGGCCCGCACGCCGCGCTGGCCGCGTCCGAGGCACACCTGGCCGCGGGCGGCAAGCAGGACGGCGCCTGGCTGCGCGGCTTCCTGCGCACCCGGGCCAGCACGATCGGGGCGGGCACCGCCGAGATCCAACGCACCACCATTGCCGACAAGGTTCTCGGGCTTCGGGAGGTAGGACGATGA